In Burkholderia gladioli, a genomic segment contains:
- a CDS encoding chalcone isomerase family protein: MPSVAWAWRGWCLAALLLARGAQAGCVDELAQARLIGAGDFCVLGICLYDARLYASRAPVDLDAPFALELSYRRHFSRKQLVGAGMHELDRLAGGALTDEVRSAWQADMVRAFDDVVPGDSLCGVYLPGQGARFYRNGQPGVAVDDPVFAKAFFSIWLDPRTRATALRRKLLGDVAP; the protein is encoded by the coding sequence ATGCCTAGCGTCGCGTGGGCCTGGCGCGGATGGTGCCTCGCGGCGCTGTTGCTCGCGCGCGGCGCGCAGGCGGGCTGCGTCGACGAACTGGCTCAGGCGCGGCTGATCGGTGCGGGGGATTTCTGCGTGCTCGGCATCTGCCTCTATGACGCGCGCCTCTATGCGAGTCGGGCGCCGGTCGACTTGGATGCGCCGTTCGCGCTGGAGCTGAGCTACCGCCGGCATTTCTCGCGCAAGCAACTGGTCGGCGCCGGCATGCACGAACTCGACCGGCTGGCCGGCGGCGCGCTGACGGACGAGGTGCGCAGCGCCTGGCAGGCGGACATGGTGCGTGCATTCGATGATGTCGTGCCCGGCGATAGTCTCTGTGGTGTCTATCTGCCCGGCCAGGGCGCGCGTTTCTATCGCAACGGCCAGCCTGGTGTGGCGGTGGACGACCCGGTGTTCGCGAAAGCCTTCTTCTCGATCTGGCTGGACCCGCGAACCCGAGCGACGGCGTTGCGCCGGAAGCTGCTCGGTGACGTCGCCCCGTGA
- a CDS encoding SAM-dependent methyltransferase — protein sequence MNLLHVRSHSETAQPLSAKWFLALLRRMRHGHLTLVTPEGAQLVFGDPHQAPAATLQIHDWRACRRILRSGDIGLADAYRAGWVEVPDLVALVRLALRNQDAVAPTIDGGRLARLWYALRHRLRANSRAGSRRNIHAHYDIGNAFYAQWLDPSWTYSSACFDGDPARSLEAAQAAKYQRIVDTLGLRAGMRVLEIGCGWGGFAEHAARLGIRVDALTISQEQYTFAVQRMARNGLADHAHVHLCDYRDAVGQYDAIVSIEMFEAVGQAFWPGYFATLQRCLKPGARALVQSITIDDARFDAYRASSDFIRETIFPGGMLPSPERFVAAARDAALAATPVFAFGQDYARTLHVWRDAFEARLDAIREQGFDELFIRTWRLYLSYCEAAFLEARTDVVHFLVARDA from the coding sequence ATGAACCTGCTGCATGTCCGCTCCCATTCCGAAACCGCGCAACCGCTCAGCGCGAAATGGTTCCTCGCGCTGCTGCGCCGGATGCGGCATGGCCATCTCACCCTGGTCACGCCGGAAGGCGCGCAACTGGTGTTCGGCGATCCGCACCAGGCGCCCGCCGCGACCCTGCAGATCCACGACTGGCGCGCCTGCCGCCGGATCCTGCGCAGCGGCGACATCGGCCTGGCCGACGCCTATCGCGCCGGATGGGTCGAGGTGCCCGACCTGGTGGCCCTGGTCCGGCTCGCGCTGCGCAACCAGGATGCCGTCGCGCCGACCATCGACGGCGGGCGGCTCGCGCGCCTCTGGTACGCGCTGCGTCATCGGCTGCGCGCGAACTCGCGCGCCGGCAGCCGCCGCAATATCCACGCGCACTACGACATCGGCAATGCCTTCTATGCGCAGTGGCTCGATCCGAGCTGGACCTATTCCAGCGCCTGCTTCGACGGCGATCCGGCCCGCTCGCTGGAGGCTGCCCAGGCCGCCAAGTACCAGCGCATCGTCGATACGCTCGGCCTTCGCGCCGGGATGCGCGTGCTGGAGATCGGCTGCGGCTGGGGCGGTTTCGCCGAACATGCGGCCCGGCTCGGCATCCGCGTCGACGCGCTGACGATCTCGCAGGAGCAGTACACGTTCGCGGTGCAGCGGATGGCCCGCAACGGGCTCGCCGACCACGCGCACGTGCACTTGTGCGATTACCGCGACGCGGTCGGGCAATACGATGCGATCGTCTCGATCGAGATGTTCGAGGCGGTTGGGCAGGCTTTCTGGCCCGGCTATTTCGCCACGCTGCAGCGCTGCCTGAAGCCGGGCGCGCGGGCGCTGGTCCAGTCGATCACGATCGACGACGCGCGTTTCGACGCCTATCGCGCCTCCAGCGACTTCATTCGCGAGACGATCTTTCCGGGCGGCATGCTGCCCAGCCCCGAGCGTTTCGTGGCGGCCGCGCGCGACGCCGCGCTCGCCGCGACGCCGGTGTTCGCCTTCGGCCAGGATTACGCGCGCACGCTGCACGTCTGGCGGGACGCCTTCGAGGCGCGTCTGGACGCGATTCGCGAGCAGGGCTTCGACGAGCTGTTTATCCGCACCTGGCGTCTCTATCTGAGTTATTGCGAAGCCGCCTTCCTCGAAGCGCGCACGGACGTGGTCCACTTCCTGGTTGCGCGCGATGCCTAG
- a CDS encoding DUF1365 domain-containing protein: MKPAMKPADDSLRLLVGQVTHERLRPAHHAFRYRLLQVACRLDRFARPSSFWFGIDRWRPLGLAARDYGPCDGSPLEPWMRARLAEAGIPADGEIWLQTMPRLFGYAFNPVSFWYCHDREGRLRALYADVRNTFGARHGYLLSAPAHAPIDGETVLDCRKTFHVSPFCTVSGGYRFRVLRDRDRWTVAIDHHDEAGLLLRTAIAMRERREPGAWWRFARRPFDMIGTLWRIHWQALQLARKRVPFHGSRPPQPQSPEPAASDPSVFDSSVSGHHRASPANSRHEARP; the protein is encoded by the coding sequence ATGAAACCGGCCATGAAGCCGGCCGACGACAGCCTGCGGCTGCTGGTCGGGCAGGTGACGCACGAACGCCTGCGGCCCGCGCATCACGCGTTTCGCTACCGGTTGCTGCAGGTGGCCTGCCGTCTCGACCGCTTCGCGCGCCCTTCGTCGTTCTGGTTCGGCATCGATCGCTGGCGCCCGCTCGGCCTGGCCGCGCGCGACTACGGCCCCTGCGACGGCAGCCCGCTCGAACCGTGGATGCGCGCGCGCCTGGCCGAGGCCGGCATCCCGGCCGACGGGGAGATCTGGCTCCAGACGATGCCGCGCCTGTTCGGTTATGCCTTCAATCCGGTGAGCTTCTGGTACTGCCACGATCGCGAGGGACGCCTGCGCGCGCTGTACGCGGATGTGCGCAACACCTTCGGCGCGCGGCACGGCTACCTGCTCAGCGCGCCGGCGCATGCGCCGATCGACGGCGAGACGGTGCTCGACTGCCGCAAGACCTTCCACGTCTCGCCGTTCTGCACGGTGAGCGGCGGCTATCGCTTTCGCGTGCTGCGCGACCGGGACCGCTGGACCGTCGCGATCGATCATCACGACGAGGCGGGCCTGCTGCTGCGCACCGCGATCGCGATGCGCGAACGGCGCGAGCCCGGCGCGTGGTGGCGCTTCGCGCGCCGGCCATTCGACATGATCGGCACGCTCTGGCGCATCCATTGGCAGGCGCTGCAACTGGCACGCAAGCGCGTGCCCTTCCACGGCAGCCGGCCGCCGCAGCCGCAGTCGCCCGAGCCGGCGGCATCCGATCCTTCCGTATTCGATTCTTCCGTATCCGGCCACCACCGCGCGTCGCCGGCGAATTCCCGTCACGAGGCCCGTCCATGA
- a CDS encoding NAD(P)/FAD-dependent oxidoreductase, with protein sequence MSHPVPAMPPGRRIAVIGAGIAGLASAYLLARQHRVTLFEAADYLGGHAHTVDVELDGERHPVDTGFLVFNDRTYPNLVALFDELGVRAHGSDMSFSVSVDEGRLEWAGTNLNTVFAQRRNLFSPSFLGMLRDILRFNASAERHLESAQRQRFSVGELLADGGYGAPFRQHYLLPMAAAIWSSAASDVLRFPAATFLRFCLNHALLQVNHRPPWKTVAGGSRQYVERIAATLPDVRLNARVRVVRRHRGGATVWTDGAGAEHFDAVVLACHAPTSLRLLADASDEERAVLGAIRYQRNLALLHTDPALLPRRRRVWSAWNYLSRRQGEDAQPVCVSYLLNQLQPLPFHTPVVVTLNPVAEPAPHTLLGRYHYEHPLLDLAAVDAQQRLPELQGRRGTWFAGAWAGYGFHEDGLRSALRVASDFGVAPAWARP encoded by the coding sequence ATGTCCCATCCCGTTCCCGCCATGCCGCCGGGCCGCCGCATCGCCGTGATCGGCGCCGGGATCGCCGGCCTGGCCAGCGCCTACCTGCTGGCGCGCCAGCATCGGGTGACGCTGTTCGAGGCCGCCGACTACCTGGGCGGCCATGCTCATACCGTGGATGTCGAACTCGACGGCGAGCGGCATCCCGTCGATACCGGCTTCCTGGTGTTCAACGATCGCACCTACCCGAATCTCGTCGCCCTGTTCGACGAGCTCGGCGTGCGCGCCCATGGCAGCGACATGTCCTTCTCGGTGTCGGTGGACGAAGGCCGGCTCGAATGGGCGGGCACCAACCTCAACACCGTGTTCGCGCAGCGGCGCAACCTGTTCTCGCCAAGCTTCCTCGGCATGCTGCGCGACATCCTGCGCTTCAACGCCTCGGCCGAGCGTCATCTCGAGTCCGCCCAGCGGCAGCGCTTCTCGGTCGGCGAGCTGCTGGCCGACGGCGGCTACGGCGCGCCGTTCCGTCAGCACTACCTGCTGCCGATGGCGGCCGCGATCTGGTCGAGCGCGGCCAGCGACGTCCTGCGCTTTCCCGCCGCCACCTTCCTGCGCTTCTGCCTGAACCACGCCCTGCTCCAGGTCAATCACCGGCCGCCCTGGAAAACCGTGGCGGGCGGCTCCCGCCAGTACGTCGAGCGCATCGCGGCGACGCTGCCCGACGTGCGCCTGAACGCGCGCGTGCGGGTGGTGCGGCGTCATCGCGGCGGGGCCACCGTCTGGACCGACGGGGCGGGCGCCGAGCATTTCGACGCCGTGGTGCTGGCCTGCCACGCGCCGACCAGCCTGCGCCTGCTGGCCGACGCCAGCGACGAGGAACGCGCGGTGCTGGGCGCGATCCGCTACCAGCGCAACCTCGCGCTGCTGCACACCGATCCCGCGCTGCTGCCGCGCCGGCGTCGCGTCTGGTCGGCCTGGAACTACCTGAGCCGTCGCCAGGGCGAGGACGCGCAGCCGGTGTGCGTCAGCTACCTGCTCAACCAACTGCAGCCGCTGCCGTTCCACACGCCGGTGGTGGTGACGCTCAATCCGGTGGCGGAACCGGCACCGCATACGCTGCTCGGCCGCTACCACTACGAACATCCGCTGCTCGATCTGGCCGCCGTCGATGCCCAGCAGCGCCTGCCCGAGCTGCAGGGGCGGCGCGGCACCTGGTTCGCGGGCGCCTGGGCGGGCTACGGCTTTCACGAGGACGGGCTCAGGTCGGCGCTGCGCGTGGCAAGCGATTTCGGCGTCGCGCCGGCCTGGGCGCGGCCATGA
- a CDS encoding lipocalin family protein, translating into MRPARSTWRAVVLRGLLLAAVLGLGGCSGGPPNPNPRAAQPLVTVPVDLPRYMGRWYVIANIPYFAERDVVASRAEWTLRQDGRIDDVFVGRRGGFDKPESRYQFLDTVVPGSGGGAWRVRLFWPIHVSQLTLYVDPDYRYTLIGYPGKSLGWIFSREPEMDEATYRSLLARFDAMGYDTSRFRRVPQLPAQLGQPGFASPPADK; encoded by the coding sequence ATGAGGCCCGCACGCTCGACGTGGCGCGCCGTCGTGCTGCGCGGCCTGCTGCTGGCGGCGGTGCTCGGCCTGGGCGGATGCTCGGGCGGCCCGCCGAACCCGAACCCGCGCGCGGCGCAGCCGCTGGTCACGGTGCCGGTCGACCTGCCGCGCTACATGGGACGCTGGTACGTGATCGCCAACATTCCCTACTTCGCCGAGCGCGATGTCGTCGCCAGCCGCGCCGAGTGGACGCTGCGGCAGGACGGCCGGATCGACGACGTGTTCGTCGGCCGGCGCGGCGGTTTCGACAAGCCGGAAAGCCGCTACCAGTTCCTCGACACGGTGGTGCCCGGCAGCGGCGGCGGCGCGTGGCGGGTGCGGCTGTTCTGGCCGATCCACGTCTCCCAGCTGACGCTCTACGTCGATCCCGACTACCGCTACACGCTGATCGGCTATCCCGGCAAGTCGCTCGGCTGGATCTTCTCGCGCGAGCCGGAGATGGACGAGGCCACCTATCGCTCCCTGCTCGCGCGCTTCGATGCGATGGGCTACGACACCAGCCGCTTCCGCCGCGTGCCGCAACTGCCTGCCCAGCTCGGCCAGCCCGGCTTTGCCTCGCCGCCGGCGGATAAATAG
- a CDS encoding SAM-dependent methyltransferase, producing MSAVTTDSSAVPRAEAPDGFALRCAERGWLPDAAIRLGMRALLRQRLRDEHAGDSARQAEAFEAMLAELRASPIAIETQAANAQHYELPGAFFAAHLGPCLKYSCCHYPTGSETLAEAEQAMLALYAERAGLADGQRILDLGCGWGSLSLWLARRYPRAQIVGLSNSHGQRAFIEQRAAELGLTNLRIVTGNVVDHEFDAGTERFDRVLSIEMFEHMKHYGLLLAKIAGWLRDDGRLFVHLFAHRSLAYHFTVRDGSDWMSRYFFTGGTMPSANLLLRFQDDLRVTRQWWLDGTHYARTAEHWLSSLDAAHERVMPVLVEAYGAQAPVWFQRWRMFYMAVAELFGYRAGQEWGVAHYLFDKRTARS from the coding sequence ATGAGCGCCGTCACCACCGACTCGTCCGCCGTCCCGCGCGCCGAAGCGCCGGACGGTTTCGCCCTGCGCTGCGCCGAGCGCGGCTGGCTGCCCGACGCGGCGATCCGGCTCGGCATGCGCGCGCTGCTGCGCCAGCGCCTGCGCGACGAGCACGCCGGCGACAGCGCCCGCCAGGCGGAAGCCTTCGAGGCCATGCTGGCCGAGCTGCGCGCCAGCCCGATCGCGATCGAGACGCAGGCGGCCAACGCGCAGCACTACGAGCTGCCGGGCGCCTTCTTCGCGGCGCATCTGGGGCCGTGCCTGAAGTACTCGTGCTGCCATTACCCGACGGGCAGCGAAACGCTCGCCGAAGCCGAGCAGGCGATGCTCGCGCTCTATGCCGAGCGCGCCGGCCTGGCCGACGGCCAGCGCATCCTCGACCTCGGCTGCGGCTGGGGTTCGCTCTCGCTGTGGCTGGCTCGGCGTTATCCGCGCGCCCAGATCGTCGGCCTGTCCAATTCGCATGGGCAGCGCGCCTTCATCGAGCAGCGCGCGGCCGAGTTGGGACTGACGAACCTGCGGATCGTGACCGGCAACGTGGTCGACCACGAATTCGACGCCGGCACCGAGCGCTTCGACCGTGTGCTGTCGATCGAGATGTTCGAGCACATGAAGCACTACGGCCTGCTGCTGGCGAAGATCGCCGGCTGGCTGCGCGACGACGGCCGGTTGTTCGTGCACCTGTTCGCGCATCGCTCGCTCGCCTATCACTTCACCGTTCGCGACGGCAGCGACTGGATGTCCCGTTATTTCTTCACGGGCGGCACCATGCCTTCGGCCAACCTGCTGCTGCGCTTCCAGGACGATCTGCGCGTGACGCGCCAATGGTGGCTGGACGGCACGCATTACGCGCGCACCGCCGAGCACTGGCTGAGCTCGCTCGACGCCGCGCACGAGCGCGTCATGCCGGTGCTGGTGGAGGCCTACGGCGCGCAGGCGCCCGTCTGGTTCCAGCGCTGGCGGATGTTCTACATGGCGGTGGCCGAGCTGTTCGGCTATCGCGCCGGGCAGGAATGGGGCGTCGCGCATTACCTGTTCGACAAGCGGACGGCACGATCATGA
- a CDS encoding DUF1295 domain-containing protein, protein MSFIAAFALVLLALIAVFTAAWAVQLRTRNAGMIDPVWALSLGGVAVLVAVVAPGDALNRLFVAVCGGAWGGRLGWHLWRRNHGQPEDYRYRALRERWGASAAWRMLAFFLLQAVVSILLAIAFFVPAYQADPPSRFAMAIALAIWIASVAGEAAADRQLRRFVARPDRRGQVCDAGWWRYSRHPNYFFECLHWCAYAAWALGRPWGWATLAPPLLMAWLLLKVSGIPLLEEHLVHSRAGYREYRRRTSALIPWPPRRPSAPSSTDPGEPRP, encoded by the coding sequence ATGTCGTTTATCGCCGCTTTCGCCCTTGTCCTGCTTGCCCTGATCGCCGTCTTCACGGCGGCCTGGGCCGTTCAGCTGCGCACCCGCAATGCGGGGATGATCGACCCGGTCTGGGCGCTGTCGCTGGGCGGCGTCGCCGTGCTCGTCGCCGTCGTGGCGCCGGGCGATGCGCTCAACCGCCTGTTCGTCGCCGTCTGCGGCGGCGCGTGGGGAGGGCGGCTCGGCTGGCATCTCTGGCGCCGCAATCACGGCCAGCCGGAGGACTACCGCTATCGCGCGCTGCGCGAGCGCTGGGGCGCATCGGCGGCATGGCGGATGCTGGCCTTCTTCCTGCTCCAGGCGGTGGTGTCGATCCTGCTCGCGATCGCCTTCTTCGTGCCGGCTTATCAAGCCGATCCGCCTTCGCGGTTCGCGATGGCGATCGCGCTGGCGATCTGGATCGCCTCGGTGGCGGGCGAAGCCGCCGCCGACCGTCAACTGCGACGCTTCGTGGCCCGGCCCGATCGACGTGGCCAGGTGTGTGACGCCGGCTGGTGGCGCTACTCGCGCCATCCCAACTATTTCTTCGAATGCCTGCACTGGTGCGCCTATGCCGCCTGGGCGCTGGGACGGCCCTGGGGCTGGGCCACGCTGGCGCCGCCGCTGCTGATGGCCTGGCTGCTGCTCAAGGTGTCGGGCATTCCGCTGCTGGAAGAGCACCTGGTGCACAGCCGCGCCGGTTATCGCGAATACCGCCGCCGCACCAGCGCGCTGATCCCCTGGCCGCCGCGCCGGCCTTCCGCTCCATCTTCCACCGATCCAGGAGAGCCTCGACCATGA
- a CDS encoding anti-sigma factor: MTTPPELDPDLRCAEYVLGVLDADERRALEASVERDPRLRDTLLRWERRLAPLAEAVPAVAPPARIWQRIQRDLGWLDAPSAPRAAPARVGWWNNLVLWRWVGIGASVAVVALLAVDLGTLEKPATPVASAPSYLVATIAREDGTAHWTATVDLQRAQMIVTPAVKPSIAADRSTELWLIAPGAKPVALGVFPSDAPATMSLPPQIVAQLKTQAVLAVSVEPTGGSPTGQPTGPVIATGQVHTA, encoded by the coding sequence ATGACCACGCCTCCCGAACTCGACCCCGACCTGCGCTGCGCGGAATACGTGCTCGGCGTGCTCGACGCCGACGAGCGCCGGGCGCTGGAAGCCAGCGTCGAGCGCGATCCGCGCCTGCGCGACACGCTGCTGCGCTGGGAACGGCGGCTCGCGCCGCTGGCCGAGGCGGTGCCGGCCGTGGCACCGCCCGCGCGCATCTGGCAGCGCATCCAGCGCGATCTCGGCTGGCTGGATGCGCCCTCGGCGCCGCGCGCCGCGCCGGCTCGCGTGGGCTGGTGGAACAACCTGGTGCTGTGGCGCTGGGTCGGGATCGGCGCCAGCGTTGCCGTGGTCGCGCTGCTCGCGGTGGACCTGGGCACGCTGGAGAAGCCGGCCACGCCGGTCGCCTCGGCGCCGTCCTACCTGGTCGCGACCATCGCCCGCGAGGACGGCACGGCGCACTGGACCGCCACCGTCGACCTGCAGCGCGCGCAGATGATCGTCACGCCGGCGGTCAAGCCGAGCATCGCCGCCGATCGCTCGACCGAGCTCTGGTTGATCGCTCCAGGCGCGAAGCCGGTCGCGCTCGGTGTGTTCCCGTCCGATGCGCCGGCCACCATGTCGCTGCCGCCGCAGATCGTGGCGCAGCTCAAGACCCAGGCGGTGCTCGCCGTCTCGGTGGAGCCGACGGGCGGCTCGCCCACCGGCCAGCCTACCGGCCCGGTGATCGCCACCGGTCAGGTTCATACCGCCTGA
- a CDS encoding sigma-70 family RNA polymerase sigma factor — MKEPSGDATRPDLADRPSAAAGQAPSSPELDKLLEQVAQGDQAAFSALYRAAAPRVFGVILRMVRDKGEAEDILQDAFMTAWRRADSFDATRGGALTWLVTLARNRAIDRIRQHREVPLGDDEPWADLADEAPTPAADAEASQERARLERCLQQLEAMQRGVVREAFYTGASYSELAERRQVPLGTMKSWIRRSLIQLKSCLER, encoded by the coding sequence ATGAAAGAACCGTCCGGTGACGCTACGCGCCCCGACCTGGCCGACCGCCCGAGCGCGGCGGCCGGACAGGCTCCGTCCTCTCCCGAACTCGACAAGCTGCTCGAACAGGTCGCGCAAGGCGACCAGGCCGCCTTCTCCGCGCTGTATCGCGCGGCGGCGCCGCGCGTGTTCGGCGTGATCCTGCGCATGGTCCGCGACAAGGGCGAGGCCGAGGACATCCTCCAGGACGCGTTCATGACGGCGTGGCGACGGGCCGACAGCTTCGATGCCACGCGCGGCGGCGCGCTGACCTGGCTCGTGACGCTCGCGCGCAACCGCGCCATCGACCGGATCCGGCAGCATCGCGAGGTGCCGCTCGGCGACGACGAACCCTGGGCGGACCTGGCCGACGAAGCGCCCACGCCGGCCGCCGATGCCGAGGCGAGCCAGGAGCGGGCGCGCCTGGAGCGCTGCCTGCAGCAGCTCGAGGCCATGCAGCGGGGCGTGGTGCGCGAGGCCTTCTACACCGGCGCGTCCTACAGCGAGCTGGCCGAGCGGCGGCAGGTGCCGCTCGGGACCATGAAAAGCTGGATCCGGCGCAGCCTGATCCAACTCAAGAGCTGCCTCGAGCGATGA
- a CDS encoding DUF3761 domain-containing protein — protein sequence MKRFLLAALLGVLVAPAFAYQPQPAPDESQLQEHGHYTNRDGEQVHSPAHSRNGEVPAGATARCRDGTYSFSRHRSGTCSRHGGVAQWQ from the coding sequence ATGAAACGATTCCTGCTTGCCGCGCTGCTCGGCGTGCTTGTCGCGCCCGCCTTCGCCTACCAGCCCCAGCCGGCCCCGGACGAATCCCAGCTCCAGGAGCACGGCCACTACACGAACCGCGACGGCGAGCAGGTCCATTCACCCGCGCACTCACGCAACGGCGAAGTCCCGGCCGGCGCCACCGCACGCTGCCGCGACGGCACCTACAGCTTCAGCCGGCACCGCTCCGGCACCTGCTCGCGCCATGGCGGCGTGGCGCAGTGGCAGTAA
- a CDS encoding RNA-binding domain-containing protein, which yields MTQPDLSQRLSSLIATWENEVAEFKQADNNYSTDEIGKYFSALANEANLRHTDGGWLVFGVSNKTRRVVGTDYRPQSERLQSLKMQIAENAEPRITFREIHELAHADGRVLMLEIPAAPQGIPIAWKGHYYARAGESLTSLGLDKLDDIRRQTQGQDWTAQVVAGATLDDLDEAAVHKARESFAQKYANRFQSGEVEGWSVPTFLDRARVTRNGQITRTALLLLGKVESTFHLSPYPAQLTWKLEGQERAYEHFGPPFLLSTTRLYQRIRNIQLRLLPQDELLPIEVSKYDQKIVLEALHNCLAHQDYTRNGRVVVTELPDRLVFENEGSFFEGQPDEYIQGDKTPRRYRNPALAQAMVELNMIDTMGYGIHSIYAGQARRYFPLPDYDLSDIGAVKLTIYGGVADPAYSRLLIQNTDLPLADILALDRVQKKLPIPDEAAARLRRSKLIEGRKPNFHVSAAVAEATANKADYIRTRAQDDAFYAKLLTDYLEKFGQANRAEINKLLMDKLSDALDDKQKYNKVSGLLTRLRRHGVITNTGSDTAPCWRLTERIAKKN from the coding sequence ATGACGCAACCAGACTTGAGCCAGCGGCTGAGCAGCCTGATCGCCACTTGGGAGAACGAAGTGGCTGAATTCAAGCAGGCTGACAACAACTACAGTACTGACGAGATAGGCAAGTACTTCTCTGCCCTGGCAAACGAAGCCAACCTTCGCCACACCGATGGCGGCTGGCTGGTGTTCGGTGTGAGCAACAAGACTCGCCGCGTGGTGGGCACGGACTATCGCCCTCAATCCGAGCGTCTGCAATCGCTGAAGATGCAGATTGCCGAAAATGCGGAACCTCGCATTACCTTCCGCGAAATCCATGAATTGGCGCACGCCGATGGCCGTGTGCTGATGTTGGAGATCCCTGCAGCACCGCAGGGCATTCCGATTGCCTGGAAAGGCCACTACTACGCTCGTGCCGGCGAAAGCCTGACTTCGCTGGGGCTGGACAAGCTGGATGACATCCGCCGCCAAACCCAAGGGCAAGACTGGACGGCACAGGTAGTGGCTGGCGCTACGCTGGATGATCTGGATGAGGCGGCTGTACACAAAGCGCGTGAGTCTTTCGCGCAGAAGTATGCCAACCGTTTCCAATCTGGTGAGGTCGAAGGCTGGTCGGTTCCAACCTTTCTTGATCGCGCTCGCGTCACGCGAAACGGCCAAATAACCCGTACCGCGCTGCTATTGCTCGGCAAGGTTGAATCGACCTTCCACCTCTCTCCCTATCCAGCGCAACTGACCTGGAAGCTGGAAGGCCAGGAGCGGGCCTATGAGCACTTCGGACCACCGTTCCTGTTAAGCACGACACGACTCTATCAGCGTATTCGCAACATTCAGCTTCGGTTGCTGCCGCAAGACGAGTTGTTGCCGATTGAAGTCTCCAAGTACGATCAGAAGATCGTGTTGGAAGCCCTGCACAATTGCCTTGCCCACCAGGATTACACCCGCAATGGGCGAGTGGTGGTGACGGAATTGCCTGACAGATTGGTGTTCGAGAATGAAGGTAGTTTCTTCGAGGGACAGCCAGACGAGTACATCCAGGGCGACAAGACACCACGCCGGTACCGGAACCCGGCTTTGGCCCAGGCAATGGTCGAATTGAACATGATCGACACCATGGGTTATGGCATCCACTCCATCTATGCGGGGCAGGCGCGGCGATACTTCCCGCTACCGGACTATGACCTGAGTGACATCGGCGCAGTCAAACTGACGATTTACGGTGGCGTTGCCGACCCAGCCTACAGTCGTTTGCTGATCCAGAATACTGATCTACCGTTGGCGGATATCCTTGCGCTGGATCGCGTTCAGAAAAAGTTGCCCATCCCGGACGAAGCCGCTGCTCGTTTGCGACGTAGCAAACTGATTGAAGGGCGTAAGCCCAACTTTCACGTCTCGGCAGCCGTGGCGGAGGCAACAGCAAACAAAGCCGACTACATCCGCACCCGTGCGCAGGACGACGCTTTCTACGCCAAGTTACTGACCGACTACCTAGAGAAGTTTGGCCAGGCCAACCGTGCTGAAATCAACAAACTACTGATGGACAAACTGAGCGATGCCCTGGATGACAAGCAAAAATACAACAAGGTCAGTGGCCTGTTGACCCGGTTGCGCCGCCATGGAGTGATCACCAACACTGGCTCAGACACGGCGCCTTGTTGGCGGCTGACAGAGAGAATTGCAAAGAAAAATTAG